The nucleotide window TTTCAATGATTTGAATGACAATATGGATCTTGCCGAAGATTTCATTAGATATGTTATTAAATATACAATGGAAAAATGCCCGGATGATTTAAAATTCCTGGAAAGCCGTTTATTGGATGAAGAAAAAACAAAACCACAGGCCGAAAGAAGCGAAATGGCTTTGCTCGAAAAACTTAACTTCGTATTAGAAAACAATTTCAAACGTGTTTCTTATACCGAAGCAATTGACATTTTAAGAGATTCTACTCCAAACAAAAAGAAAAAATTCCAATATCTTATCAATGAATGGGGAGCCGATTTACAATCAGAACACGAACGTTATTTGGTAGAAAAACACTTTAAATCTCCGGTAATTTTGTTTGATTACCCAGCAAATATCAAAGCGTTCTATATGCGTTTGAACGAAGATGGAAAAACAGTTCGTGCGATGGACATTCTTTTCCCAGGAATTGGAGAAATCGTAGGAGGATCACAAAGAGAGGAACGTTTTGACGTTTTGGTCGAAAAAATGAAAGCACTTGGAATCGACGAGGAAGAATTATGGTGGTATTTGGATACAAGAAGATTTGGTTCGGCAGTTCACTCCGGTTTCGGTCTTGGATTCGAAAGACTGGTTCTTTTTGTAACAGGTATGACTAACATTCGTGACGTGATTCCTTTCCCAAGAACTCCACAAAATGCAGATTTTTAGAAAAAGTTTAATGCCGTTTAAATTGTTTAAATTGTTTAATTTTGTTTAAACAACTTTAAACCATAAAACCTTTAAACCAAAAATAAATGCTTAAGCAGTTTTTAAATTTAAAAATATCACAAAAATTATCTCCACAACAAATTCAGTTGATGAAGTTAATTCAGTTGCCTACGCAAGCATTTGAACAACGATTACTTGAAGAAATGAACGAAAATCCTGCTCTGGAATCAGGAAAAGAGGAGGATAACTACGAAAAAGACGAGTTCGACACTGAAGATTATGACGATTATGATGATTCTGAAGCGGACAGAGTGGATGCCGAAGATATCAATATAGACGAATACCTCAATAGTGACGACACTCCAGATTATAAAACTCAGGCCAACAACTACAGCGATGATGACGAATCTAAGGAAACGCCATTTGCCGCAGCAATAAGTTTCCACCAAGACCTCATCAATCAGTTAAATACGTTTATCCTGAATGACGAGGAGCGTGATATTGCCGAATTTTTGGTGGGAAGTATCGACGACATGGGTTATATCCGCAGAAGCATTCCCGATTTGGTCGATGACATGGCCTTTACCCAAGGTCTTTACACTACCGAAAAACAAGTAGAAGCTATCCTAAACATCATCCACGAACTCGAACCAACTGGCGTTGGCGCAAGAGATTTACAGGAATGTTTATTACTTCAGTTAAAACACAAAACCCCGACAGAATCAATCGAACTGGCTACTTCCATTATCGAACAACAATTTGATTCTTTTGTAAAAAAACATTACGACAAACTGATTCAGAAATTCAGCATTTCCAATGAGCAGCTTAAAAATGCCATACACGAAATCGAAAGACTGAATCCAAAACCGGGCGGTTCATTTTCTGGAAACAGCAAAATCACCGAAAATGTAGTTCCTGATTTCACCATCCGTATTGTTGACGGTGATTTGGAACTAACATTAAATGGAAGAAACGCTCCTTCCCTGCACGTTTCCAAAGATTATCAGGAAATGATGCAAACCTATAAAGAATCAAAAGACAAATCGAGTTCACAAAAAGATGCTGTACAGTTTATCAAGCAAAAACTGGATTCGGCTAAATGGTTTATTGATGCCATCAAGCAACGTCAGGACACTTTGTTTGTAACGATGAATGCTATAATGCATTACCAAAAAGACTATCTGCTCGACGGTGACGAAACCCGTTTAAAACCGATGATTCTAAAAGACATCGCAGATATGATTGGTCTTGATATCTCAACTGTTTCCAGAGTCGCCAACAGTAAATATGTAGAAACTCCTTATGGCACAAAACTGATAAAAGAATTCTTTTCGGAGGCAATGAAAAACGACCAGGGCGAAGAAGTCTCAACTATTGAAATCAAAAGAATTTTACAAAATACCATTGAGGAAGAAGACAAGAAAAATCCGTTGCCGGATGATCTATTGGCTGAAATCCTTAAAGAAAAAGGATATCCGATTGCCCGAAGAACAATTGCAAAATACCGAGAACAGCTTGAAATTCCTGTTGCGCGTATGAGAAAAAAACTTTAAGTGTTGTTTTTCAGTTTTAACTTTCATCAAACCTCTTTTTGAAATTGAAAAAGATACTCCCCATATTCTCGTACATCTTCCATCCGCTTTTCACACCAGTGCAAGCTTGCTTTTTCTATTTTTTATATCATATTTCCGATTTTGGAATAGATCAGGTCAAATCGTTTTTTTTGCATATTTCAATCATAACCATTTTGACACCAATGGCATTGTATTTTCTATTGCGCTACACTGGTAAAGTCGATTCCATAATGATTGCCGAAATAGAACAACGCAAACTACCGCTTGTTTTTCAAAGCTTTTTAATCATTTTATTGCTCAGAAAAAGCATTCCGTTGGAATATTACTTTGAATTACATTTTTTCTTCTTAGGAGCCTTATTTAGCACCTTATTTGCACTTGGGCTATTATTTGCTAAAATCAAAGCCAGTTTACACATGCTGGCTATTTCAGCTTTAACCGTTTTTGTTTTTGGATTGAATACACACTACCAAACAGGAAATATATACGTAATTCCTTTTTTACTACTAATGAATGGATTTGTTGCTTCTTCACGTTTGGTTATGGAAGCTCATACTCCAAAAGAATTAATTATAGGATTATTATTGGGAAGTATCCCTCAAATGGCATTTCTCTTTATATGGCTATAAAATATAGTAAATGACACCTATGCTCAGAGCATTCATGGTAATGGGAACCGAATCAATTTGAGCTGACGATTTAAAGAAAGAATTCAAGTTATAATGTACTTGTAAATTAAAGGCGCTATACCCTACAGAAACATACACACTGTAAAGAAAATCTTCAAAATCTTTATTATTTTTTACTACGATCTTGTTAATCCCATCATCAAAAACTGATTTATCCAACAATAAATAACTCAATTTAAAACCACTGTATATCCTAAAAAACTGGTAAGTCACAGGATCAGAATCTCGCCATCTAATTTCAATTGGAAATTCAACCCGAAATTGCTCAAACCTGCTTTTATCATAATGCACATCTGAAGGTATTACGGTATAAACAGGATTTTGGCCACTTCCAGTAATGGCCATATTTTGAAGATAATTATTAAACGAAAAACCAATTCCAGGCGCGATCGCAAAAGTTCTTTTTTTATTTATTGGCATATCCCGAAGAAATCCGCCAAAAAAACCAAATGATATCTTAGACTGAGACACACCATCAGGTTTTTTTATAAGCGAGTTATAATTAATTCCGGCATAAAACTGATCTTCTCTATAAAGACTGTCAATCTTAACATGCAAAGTATCGATTGAAAATGTATTCTCTTTCTCTTGAGAATAACCCATGAAAAATGATAAAAAAAGAAAACAACCAAGAAATAATCGCATCATTATTTTGAGAATTAAATTGGGAATTGCAGTATTTAAAGTTTGCTAAATCTATTGCTGTTACAAATATAAGGTTTTGTAGTTAACAATGGACTCCAAAGTAAATTAGTGAATCCGATTGATTTTAAACGTTTACACTTAACCAAGAATGAATTTTACAGATAAACTTTAAAAACAAAAAAACCGAAAATCAAAGTTTTCGGTTTTTTAAAATTCTGTAAGTCATTTCGCAGAGAGAAAGGGATTCGAACCCTCGATACAGTTACCCATATACTAGCTTTCCAGGCTAGCTCCTTCAACCACTCGGACACCTCTCTATTATTTTGGTGTGCAAAGAACACTAAAAAAAATGAATTTAAAAAATATTTTAAATGATTAATTATTACTTTATGTCACAACTAAATCCCGAAAAGCTTCAATAAACAAACCGATGGCTTTTTTTTCGTACTCACTTTTGATAGTTATAATATATGATTTTCGTTCGGTTTTTACTCCTGTTAACTCAATTGCCTGAATTCCATG belongs to Flavobacterium aquiphilum and includes:
- a CDS encoding porin family protein — translated: MMRLFLGCFLFLSFFMGYSQEKENTFSIDTLHVKIDSLYREDQFYAGINYNSLIKKPDGVSQSKISFGFFGGFLRDMPINKKRTFAIAPGIGFSFNNYLQNMAITGSGQNPVYTVIPSDVHYDKSRFEQFRVEFPIEIRWRDSDPVTYQFFRIYSGFKLSYLLLDKSVFDDGINKIVVKNNKDFEDFLYSVYVSVGYSAFNLQVHYNLNSFFKSSAQIDSVPITMNALSIGVIYYIL
- the rpoN gene encoding RNA polymerase factor sigma-54, with translation MLKQFLNLKISQKLSPQQIQLMKLIQLPTQAFEQRLLEEMNENPALESGKEEDNYEKDEFDTEDYDDYDDSEADRVDAEDINIDEYLNSDDTPDYKTQANNYSDDDESKETPFAAAISFHQDLINQLNTFILNDEERDIAEFLVGSIDDMGYIRRSIPDLVDDMAFTQGLYTTEKQVEAILNIIHELEPTGVGARDLQECLLLQLKHKTPTESIELATSIIEQQFDSFVKKHYDKLIQKFSISNEQLKNAIHEIERLNPKPGGSFSGNSKITENVVPDFTIRIVDGDLELTLNGRNAPSLHVSKDYQEMMQTYKESKDKSSSQKDAVQFIKQKLDSAKWFIDAIKQRQDTLFVTMNAIMHYQKDYLLDGDETRLKPMILKDIADMIGLDISTVSRVANSKYVETPYGTKLIKEFFSEAMKNDQGEEVSTIEIKRILQNTIEEEDKKNPLPDDLLAEILKEKGYPIARRTIAKYREQLEIPVARMRKKL